One window from the genome of Anguilla rostrata isolate EN2019 chromosome 5, ASM1855537v3, whole genome shotgun sequence encodes:
- the LOC135254573 gene encoding mucin-2-like isoform X3, protein MSSALITNTATLSTEPATSNISPLTLTSDSTTSPSILVTSTKETAKVTTQPETTTKHGTLRTNPTRTSQPATETTSPFPLMTKSTTLMTDSASSNTRLGTSTTITGLLSIYQPTSTDIPQTSTTNPTTLTLSSTTLAESPTVAVSDAMTSESSSVKSTKTTGMFTTSFATGTANPESSATNPMTTVTLPKISTTASVSSITSPVTSTTKLETLTTNSATLTINPVTPTSLPDTSILSPVTSSTTFMTKSATLSTNTEMVTTNRMSTSLKNTPTFSTNIATVTEIPTTQTRNPATLTQRPTTPTISQTVLVSDDVTSQSSLATSTIKFPSSTTNSDIVTSIPEISTTNFQTQTAETKISTQDLAVSTTSPVTSARMSSALITNTATLSTEPATSNISPLTLTSDSTTSPSILVTSTKETAKVTTQPETTTKHGTLRTNPTRTSQPATETTSPFPLMTKSTTLMTDSASSNTRLGTSTTITGLLSIYQPTSTDIPQTSTTNPTTLTLSSTTLAESPTVAVSDAMTSESSSVKSTKTTGMFTTSFATGTANPESSATNPMTTVTLPKISTTASVSSITSPVTSTTKLETLTTNSATLTVNTRAPTSLPDTSILSPATSSTTSMTKSATLSTNTEMVTTNRMSTSLRNTPTFSTNIATVTEIPTTQTRKPATLTQRPTTPTISQTVLVSDDVTSQSSLATSTIKFPSSTTNSDIVTSIPEISTTNLQTQTAETKISTRDLAVSTTSPVTSARMSSALITNTATLSTEPTMSASSANPITPMTIPVTATTDSSAQTISDAPLYISPTLTTSLAMTSKSHKMSTTMLATVTQTPAEGPQLLLEFRLDLEFATVLTDSSSTQYIHLKNQVEEQLDSIYKKQYGDTFDHTEVQRFRQGSVIVDAVLVFNNLNTVPETSDVAKTLITAVSSNSSGLTLPINTTSIVVSVAAQSAGEAATPAVTAARGHQAATVTAGPTGQTAPATAGSAQQTAPATAAPTGQTAPASAGPTGQTAPVTAGPAVQTAPATAGPTGQTAPVTAGPTGQTAPVTAGPAVQTAPVTAGQTAPVTAGQPAATTAGPAVQTAPATAGQTAPVTAGSGGLTAPVTAGPTGQPAATTAGSSGLTAAATVPNVAVPTGPPSNGEGTLELQFRLNQKFTQELSDQNSQEFKNLATNVTNTIHTVYQSSFSSTYRRSIVNRFWNGSVGVDMTLIFKNQSAVPSTSSAESALSQALSTGQISLNIIPGSIIALESTATTIPEVPTTSASGPSTLKKYHLTSLSFSLMLIYLAETLIL, encoded by the exons ATGTCTTCAGCATTAATCACAAACACTGCTACCTTGAGCACAGAACCTGCAACGTCAAATATAAGCCCTTTAACATTGACCTCTGACTCTACCACATCACCGTCGATTCTTGTAACCTCAACTAAGGAAACAGCAAAGGTCACTACACAAcctgaaacaactacaaaacatggAACATTGAGGACAAACCCCACAAGAACTTCTCAACCTGCAACAGAAACCACAAGCCCTTTTCCATTGATGACAAAGAGTACAACATTGATGACGGACTCTGCATCATCAAACACAAGACTTGGAACATCAACCACAATCACTGGATTGCTCAGTATCTACCAACCCACATCGACCGATATCCCTCAGACATCAACCACAAACCCTACAACACTGACCCTAAGCTCTACCACACTGGCAGAGAGCCCAACTGTAGCAGTCTCTGATGCTATGACATCTGAATCAAGTTCTGTAAAATCAACTAAAACAACTGGAATGTTCACGACAAGCTTTGCAACAGGAACTGCAAATCCTGAATCATCGGCCACAAACCCCATGACCACAGTGACACTACCTAAAATATCAACCACAGCCTCTGTATCATCAATAACAAGCCCTGTAACATCAACGACAAAGCTTGAAACATTGACCACAAATTCTGCAACACTGACTATAAACCCTGTAACACCAACCTCTCTCCCAGACACATCCATATTAAGTCCTGTAACATCATCTACAACGTTCATGACAAAGTCTGCAACATTGAGTACCAACACTGAAATGGTGACCACAAACCGTATGTCAACATCTCTCAAGAACACTCCTACTTTCTCTACAAACATTGCAACAGTGACTGAAATCCCGACAACACAGACTAGGAACCCAGCAACACTGACCCAAAGGCCGACAACACCTACCATAAGCCAAACTGTATTAGTCTCTGATGACGTGACATCCCAATCAAGTCTTGCAACATCAACTATCAAATTTCCATCATCAACTACAAACTCTGATATAGTGACTTCAATCCCTGAAATATCAACAACAAACttccaaacacaaacagcagaaacTAAAATATCAACCCAAGACTTAGCAGTATCAACAACAAGTCCTGTAACCTCAGCCAGAATGTCTTCAGCATTAATCACAAACACTGCTACCTTGAGCACAGAACCTGCAACGTCAAATATAAGCCCTTTAACATTGACCTCTGACTCTACCACATCACCATCGATTCTTGTAACCTCAACTAAGGAAACAGCAAAGGTCACTACACAAcctgaaacaactacaaaacatggAACATTGAGGACAAACCCCACAAGAACTTCTCAACCTGCAACAGAAACCACAAGCCCTTTTCCATTGATGACAAAGAGTACAACATTGATGACGGACTCTGCATCATCAAACACAAGACTTGGAACATCAACCACAATCACTGGATTGCTCAGTATCTACCAACCCACATCGACCGATATCCCTCAGACATCAACCACAAACCCTACAACACTGACCCTAAGCTCTACCACACTGGCAGAGAGCCCAACTGTAGCAGTCTCTGATGCTATGACATCTGAATCAAGTTCTGTAAAATCAACTAAAACAACTGGAATGTTCACGACAAGCTTTGCAACAGGAACTGCAAATCCTGAATCATCGGCCACAAACCCCATGACCACAGTGACACTACCTAAAATATCAACCACAGCCTCTGTATCATCAATAACAAGCCCTGTAACATCAACGACAAAGCTTGAAACATTGACCACAAATTCTGCAACATTGACTGTAAACACTCGAGCACCAACCTCTCTCCCAGACACATCCATATTAAGTCCTGCAACATCATCTACAACGTCCATGACAAAGTCTGCAACATTGAGTACCAACACTGAAATGGTGACCACAAACCGTATGTCAACATCTCTCAGAAACACTCCTACTTTCTCTACAAACATTGCAACAGTGACTGAAATCCCGACAACACAGACTAGGAAACCAGCAACACTGACCCAAAGGCCGACAACACCTACCATAAGCCAAACTGTATTAGTCTCTGATGACGTGACATCCCAATCAAGTCTTGCAACATCAACTATCAAATTTCCATCATCAACTACAAACTCTGATATAGTGACTTCAATCCCTGAAATATCAACAACAAActtgcaaacacaaacagcagaaacTAAAATATCAACCCGAGACTTAGCAGTATCAACAACAAGTCCTGTAACCTCAGCCAGAATGTCTTCAGCATTAATCACAAACACTGCTACCTTGAGCACAGAACCTACAATGTCAGCATCCTCAGCGAACCCCATTACACCAATGACAATACCTGTTACAGCAACCACAGACTCTTCAGCACAAACCATCAGTGATGCTCCATTATACATAAGTCCTACATTGACTACAAGCCTTGCAATGACTTCCAAAAGCCATAAAATGTCCACCACAATGCTTGCAACAGTGACCCAGACCCCAGCAGAGGGACCACAGTTATTGCTGGAATTTAGACTGGATCTGGAGTTTGCAACGGTCCTCACAGATTCCTCCTCaacacagtacatacatttgaaaaatcaaGTTGAAGAGCAG CTGGATTCCATCTATAAAAAGCAGTATGGGGACACATTTGATCACACTGAGGTCCAGCGTTTTAG GCAAGGATCAGTGATTGTGGACGCTGTGCTGGTGTTCAATAACTTAAACACTGTCCCTGAAACCAGCGATGTGGCAAAGACCTTAATAACAGCTGTTTCCTCCAACTCCTCGGGCTTAACCCTCCCTATCAACACCACTAGCATAGTGGTTTCAG TGGCTGCTCAGTCCGCTGGAGAAGCTGCAACACCTGCAGTAACTGCAGCACGTGGACACCAGGCTGCAACAGTAACAGCTGGACCCACAGGTCAGACAGCACCAGCAACTGCAGGATCTGCACAACAAACTGCACCAGCAACCGCAGCACCTACTGGTCAAACTGCACCAGCATCTGCAGGACCCACAGGACAGACTGCACCAGTGACTGCAGGACCCGCAGTCCAGACTGCACCAGCAACTGCAGGACCCACAGGACAGACTGCACCAGTGACTGCAGGACCCACAGGACAGACTGCACCAGTGACTGCAGGACCCGCAGTCCAGACTGCTCCAGTGACTGCAGGACAGACTGCACCAGTGACTGCAG GTCAGCCTGCAGCAACAACTGCAGGGCCCGCAGTCCAGACTGCACCAGCAACTGCAGGACAGACTGCACCAGTGACTGCAGGTTCTGGTGGTCTGACTGCTCCAGTGACTGCAGGACCCACAGGTCAGCCTGCAGCAACAACAGCGGGATCCAGTGGTCTGACTGCAGCCGCGACTGTTCCCAATGTGGCTGTTCCCACTGGTCCACCCAGCAATGGGGAGGGGACCCTGGAGCTTCAGTTCAGACTGAATCAGAAATTTACTCAGGAGCTGTCTGACCAAAACTCACAGGAGTTCAAGAATCTGGCAACAAATGTTACTAACACG aTACATACTGTGTACCAGTCAAGTTTTTCTTCAACATACAGACGGTCCATTGTTAATAGGTTTTG GAATGGGTCAGTGGGTGTTGACATGACCCTGATTTTTAAGAACCAATCAGCAGTTCCCAGCACCTCCTCTGCAGAGAGTGCGCTAAGCCAAGCGCTGAGTACTGGGCAAATTTCCCTGAATATTATTCCTGGGAGTATCATTGCAC TAGAATCAACCGCAACAACCATACCCGAAGTTCCAACAACCTCAGCCTCTGGACCTTCTACACTGAAGAAATACCACCtgacttctctctctttctcactgatgctcatttatttagcagagaCCCTAATTCTGTAA
- the LOC135254573 gene encoding mucin-2-like isoform X5: MSSALITNTATLSTEPATSNISPLTLTSDSTTSPSILVTSTKETAKVTTQPETTTKHGTLRTNPTRTSQPATETTSPFPLMTKSTTLMTDSASSNTRLGTSTTITGLLSIYQPTSTDIPQTSTTNPTTLTLSSTTLAESPTVAVSDAMTSESSSVKSTKTTGMFTTSFATGTANPESSATNPMTTVTLPKISTTASVSSITSPVTSTTKLETLTTNSATLTINPVTPTSLPDTSILSPVTSSTTFMTKSATLSTNTEMVTTNRMSTSLKNTPTFSTNIATVTEIPTTQTRNPATLTQRPTTPTISQTVLVSDDVTSQSSLATSTIKFPSSTTNSDIVTSIPEISTTNFQTQTAETKISTQDLAVSTTSPVTSARMSSALITNTATLSTEPATSNISPLTLTSDSTTSPSILVTSTKETAKVTTQPETTTKHGTLRTNPTRTSQPATETTSPFPLMTKSTTLMTDSASSNTRLGTSTTITGLLSIYQPTSTDIPQTSTTNPTTLTLSSTTLAESPTVAVSDAMTSESSSVKSTKTTGMFTTSFATGTANPESSATNPMTTVTLPKISTTASVSSITSPVTSTTKLETLTTNSATLTVNTRAPTSLPDTSILSPATSSTTSMTKSATLSTNTEMVTTNRMSTSLRNTPTFSTNIATVTEIPTTQTRKPATLTQRPTTPTISQTVLVSDDVTSQSSLATSTIKFPSSTTNSDIVTSIPEISTTNLQTQTAETKISTRDLAVSTTSPVTSARMSSALITNTATLSTEPTMSASSANPITPMTIPVTATTDSSAQTISDAPLYISPTLTTSLAMTSKSHKMSTTMLATVTQTPAEGPQLLLEFRLDLEFATVLTDSSSTQYIHLKNQVEEQLDSIYKKQYGDTFDHTEVQRFRQGSVIVDAVLVFNNLNTVPETSDVAKTLITAVSSNSSGLTLPINTTSIVVSVAAQSAGEAATPAVTAARGHQAATVTAGPTGQTAPATAGSAQQTAPATAAPTGQTAPASAGPTGQTAPVTAGPAVQTAPATAGPTGQTAPVTAGPTGQTAPVTAGPAVQTAPVTAGQTAPVTAGSGGQTAPVTAGSGGLTAPVTAGPTGQPAATTAGSSGLTAAATVPNVAVPTGPPSNGEGTLELQFRLNQKFTQELSDQNSQEFKNLATNVTNTIHTVYQSSFSSTYRRSIVNRFWNGSVGVDMTLIFKNQSAVPSTSSAESALSQALSTGQISLNIIPGSIIALESTATTIPEVPTTSASGPSTLKKYHLTSLSFSLMLIYLAETLIL; the protein is encoded by the exons ATGTCTTCAGCATTAATCACAAACACTGCTACCTTGAGCACAGAACCTGCAACGTCAAATATAAGCCCTTTAACATTGACCTCTGACTCTACCACATCACCGTCGATTCTTGTAACCTCAACTAAGGAAACAGCAAAGGTCACTACACAAcctgaaacaactacaaaacatggAACATTGAGGACAAACCCCACAAGAACTTCTCAACCTGCAACAGAAACCACAAGCCCTTTTCCATTGATGACAAAGAGTACAACATTGATGACGGACTCTGCATCATCAAACACAAGACTTGGAACATCAACCACAATCACTGGATTGCTCAGTATCTACCAACCCACATCGACCGATATCCCTCAGACATCAACCACAAACCCTACAACACTGACCCTAAGCTCTACCACACTGGCAGAGAGCCCAACTGTAGCAGTCTCTGATGCTATGACATCTGAATCAAGTTCTGTAAAATCAACTAAAACAACTGGAATGTTCACGACAAGCTTTGCAACAGGAACTGCAAATCCTGAATCATCGGCCACAAACCCCATGACCACAGTGACACTACCTAAAATATCAACCACAGCCTCTGTATCATCAATAACAAGCCCTGTAACATCAACGACAAAGCTTGAAACATTGACCACAAATTCTGCAACACTGACTATAAACCCTGTAACACCAACCTCTCTCCCAGACACATCCATATTAAGTCCTGTAACATCATCTACAACGTTCATGACAAAGTCTGCAACATTGAGTACCAACACTGAAATGGTGACCACAAACCGTATGTCAACATCTCTCAAGAACACTCCTACTTTCTCTACAAACATTGCAACAGTGACTGAAATCCCGACAACACAGACTAGGAACCCAGCAACACTGACCCAAAGGCCGACAACACCTACCATAAGCCAAACTGTATTAGTCTCTGATGACGTGACATCCCAATCAAGTCTTGCAACATCAACTATCAAATTTCCATCATCAACTACAAACTCTGATATAGTGACTTCAATCCCTGAAATATCAACAACAAACttccaaacacaaacagcagaaacTAAAATATCAACCCAAGACTTAGCAGTATCAACAACAAGTCCTGTAACCTCAGCCAGAATGTCTTCAGCATTAATCACAAACACTGCTACCTTGAGCACAGAACCTGCAACGTCAAATATAAGCCCTTTAACATTGACCTCTGACTCTACCACATCACCATCGATTCTTGTAACCTCAACTAAGGAAACAGCAAAGGTCACTACACAAcctgaaacaactacaaaacatggAACATTGAGGACAAACCCCACAAGAACTTCTCAACCTGCAACAGAAACCACAAGCCCTTTTCCATTGATGACAAAGAGTACAACATTGATGACGGACTCTGCATCATCAAACACAAGACTTGGAACATCAACCACAATCACTGGATTGCTCAGTATCTACCAACCCACATCGACCGATATCCCTCAGACATCAACCACAAACCCTACAACACTGACCCTAAGCTCTACCACACTGGCAGAGAGCCCAACTGTAGCAGTCTCTGATGCTATGACATCTGAATCAAGTTCTGTAAAATCAACTAAAACAACTGGAATGTTCACGACAAGCTTTGCAACAGGAACTGCAAATCCTGAATCATCGGCCACAAACCCCATGACCACAGTGACACTACCTAAAATATCAACCACAGCCTCTGTATCATCAATAACAAGCCCTGTAACATCAACGACAAAGCTTGAAACATTGACCACAAATTCTGCAACATTGACTGTAAACACTCGAGCACCAACCTCTCTCCCAGACACATCCATATTAAGTCCTGCAACATCATCTACAACGTCCATGACAAAGTCTGCAACATTGAGTACCAACACTGAAATGGTGACCACAAACCGTATGTCAACATCTCTCAGAAACACTCCTACTTTCTCTACAAACATTGCAACAGTGACTGAAATCCCGACAACACAGACTAGGAAACCAGCAACACTGACCCAAAGGCCGACAACACCTACCATAAGCCAAACTGTATTAGTCTCTGATGACGTGACATCCCAATCAAGTCTTGCAACATCAACTATCAAATTTCCATCATCAACTACAAACTCTGATATAGTGACTTCAATCCCTGAAATATCAACAACAAActtgcaaacacaaacagcagaaacTAAAATATCAACCCGAGACTTAGCAGTATCAACAACAAGTCCTGTAACCTCAGCCAGAATGTCTTCAGCATTAATCACAAACACTGCTACCTTGAGCACAGAACCTACAATGTCAGCATCCTCAGCGAACCCCATTACACCAATGACAATACCTGTTACAGCAACCACAGACTCTTCAGCACAAACCATCAGTGATGCTCCATTATACATAAGTCCTACATTGACTACAAGCCTTGCAATGACTTCCAAAAGCCATAAAATGTCCACCACAATGCTTGCAACAGTGACCCAGACCCCAGCAGAGGGACCACAGTTATTGCTGGAATTTAGACTGGATCTGGAGTTTGCAACGGTCCTCACAGATTCCTCCTCaacacagtacatacatttgaaaaatcaaGTTGAAGAGCAG CTGGATTCCATCTATAAAAAGCAGTATGGGGACACATTTGATCACACTGAGGTCCAGCGTTTTAG GCAAGGATCAGTGATTGTGGACGCTGTGCTGGTGTTCAATAACTTAAACACTGTCCCTGAAACCAGCGATGTGGCAAAGACCTTAATAACAGCTGTTTCCTCCAACTCCTCGGGCTTAACCCTCCCTATCAACACCACTAGCATAGTGGTTTCAG TGGCTGCTCAGTCCGCTGGAGAAGCTGCAACACCTGCAGTAACTGCAGCACGTGGACACCAGGCTGCAACAGTAACAGCTGGACCCACAGGTCAGACAGCACCAGCAACTGCAGGATCTGCACAACAAACTGCACCAGCAACCGCAGCACCTACTGGTCAAACTGCACCAGCATCTGCAGGACCCACAGGACAGACTGCACCAGTGACTGCAGGACCCGCAGTCCAGACTGCACCAGCAACTGCAGGACCCACAGGACAGACTGCACCAGTGACTGCAGGACCCACAGGACAGACTGCACCAGTGACTGCAGGACCCGCAGTCCAGACTGCTCCAGTGACTGCAGGACAGACTGCACCAGTGACTGCAGGTTCTGGTG GACAGACTGCACCAGTGACTGCAGGTTCTGGTGGTCTGACTGCTCCAGTGACTGCAGGACCCACAGGTCAGCCTGCAGCAACAACAGCGGGATCCAGTGGTCTGACTGCAGCCGCGACTGTTCCCAATGTGGCTGTTCCCACTGGTCCACCCAGCAATGGGGAGGGGACCCTGGAGCTTCAGTTCAGACTGAATCAGAAATTTACTCAGGAGCTGTCTGACCAAAACTCACAGGAGTTCAAGAATCTGGCAACAAATGTTACTAACACG aTACATACTGTGTACCAGTCAAGTTTTTCTTCAACATACAGACGGTCCATTGTTAATAGGTTTTG GAATGGGTCAGTGGGTGTTGACATGACCCTGATTTTTAAGAACCAATCAGCAGTTCCCAGCACCTCCTCTGCAGAGAGTGCGCTAAGCCAAGCGCTGAGTACTGGGCAAATTTCCCTGAATATTATTCCTGGGAGTATCATTGCAC TAGAATCAACCGCAACAACCATACCCGAAGTTCCAACAACCTCAGCCTCTGGACCTTCTACACTGAAGAAATACCACCtgacttctctctctttctcactgatgctcatttatttagcagagaCCCTAATTCTGTAA